From Quercus robur chromosome 8, dhQueRobu3.1, whole genome shotgun sequence:
AAATACTGCCTAAATTTTCAATGCTCTCGTAAATATTGCCGAAGCTGCCCTGTATTCCTTGCTTTTCGAAAAGCGGAACGAAAGTTCCGATGGGTAGGGCCAGACTGTGAAAGAGGAAATCGATGAATTCCTTGCCTGCTTCAGCAAAAAGCACTCTTTGGCTCTCTCTGTCTATCAGAAGTTTCAAACTAACATTGTTTTCTTCCATGGACTCTCTCtagctatttctttctttctttttctttttattatttatttatttattttttttttcagaagtTTTTGGGACAAACGATACACCTCATAGCTCTCATGTAAATTAGTAGATGTTGGTTGGAAAGTCAGAGTCTCCTGATGAACCACAGTTCACTGTCGACCACAGATTGaagacttttcaaaaatattttatttgtcatATGCTTTTATACTTATATtgtatgtgttttattttttcagcaactaatttgtgatttgtttaatTGCCAAATATCACAATGATAGTTTGTCACAATTATCTGAACAAAATCTTAATACTAATTCAAAGGAATTAGAGCATTCTGTATCATTttgtgcaaattttttttttttttgggtctattttagtataaaaatacacttttatttatttattttttcacttttcaaaatgttctttatcaaattatttattttacacaatatttacttaaaatatcaatttttttaattgtcacTCTTAATTTCTTCACATACAATAACCTATATTCACTTTTTTCCTTCGTCTTtgacatataaaaagaaaaaattaaaaaattaaatgcatcaatttacataattactataacaattatgtatatatattttttttttgttttttacacaACTTTGCATGACATAATGTAGATGAATTTTGGACTTAATTGGTTAAAATGTGGTACTTTTTTATTAGGGTTGTGTTAACGGGCACCTTACGGTGCCCGTTAACAACCACTTTTGTGTAGATTTTTGTCTACTTTTTGTcgtttttaacatatttttattctttttgacaacctttttaataattttttgcattttttttgcacttttgaCAACTCTTTTAACAAGCACCGTGCGGTATTTGTTaacatttccttttttattattcaaacaAGAGTCTTATTAACAatgacaaaacttaagtacagtatCTTAAGTGTTGTTGTTTAGATTTCCCATttaagattcagccatgtggttacttaactaaaaaatacacttctattccatgagaaaaaattcagatGGTAGAATCTTAAGATGAGAACTTAAAGAATAATAtctaagtattgtacctaagttttgctctattaacaaatactcttaaaaaatttattaataaactatttttatgaaaaatataaaaaattgtaataatttttttttaaaatattttctatacaTAATTTCCATTCAAAGAATGATGCGTCAGGACTTAACACACACCATTATCACATTGGAAGTTGTGCTCTttaacttttctcttttctttgtctTCATGGTGCGTGAAACTTTACCGTTGTTCTAGTGGCCCTGCTCCCACTCCTCTGGTGCGAAAGCTCCTGTCCTATCTAAACTTGGTGAAAATGTTTGTGACCATTATTTATTTTGCACCAGCTTTATTAGCAGATTAATgttaaaaacacataaaataacACAATTTATATTATAGTTTGTCCATGTGACAGATTGTGAGTAGCAGGTATGATGATAGGTTTATGTAAAGATATACTTTTACCACTTACAACTTATCATATAAGCGAGTTATGACACAAATTATACCATGCATTCTATGTAATCCTTGCTTTACTCTTATTAGCCTTATTAAAAGgcttaaaagaaaagagactCATAATTTGTTTAGAAAGGTAAAACCTCGTCGatgattcttctttttctttttcttctttttggagAAAAAGCTTAGAAAATTGCTTTCTTTGCTTTTAGACTAGGAAGGCTTACAActtgattaaaaaaacaaaaaagaaattataaaaagaaaaagcttacaacttttgaaagaaaagaaaagaataaaagaataagTACTTGTTTGGAAGGaggttgtaattttttttttttttttttttttttttttttaaggtttatcTGTATATTTATATGTATCAATTGTTGCATAAAAGAGTATCTGacagcaaataaaaaaaaaaaaatgacaagtgTTTAAGATTTATCTTCATATGCATTGCATATAATCCTtgaacacacatatatatatatatatatatatatatatatatatatttttttttttttctcccacgTAGTCTTGTATGTAGCAATTGCCGCGACGCACCAAAACATTAATTTTCTAAATAGTTTTCAACTTCAAATGGGTgaacttttttacaatattcATAACTTTTTCAAGTCCTCAATCAGTGGCCGACAATGAGCCGTGGGAGACTCTTGACTTTCCAAGCCATGTACTGATTTATTACATGAGCTCATTGAGCTATCCAGTGTGTCCCcctcccaaaaagaaaaaaaaaaaaaaggaagaagaagaagaagctagagTCCATGGAAGAAACCAACGTGAGTTTGAAACTTATGATAGACAGAGAGAGTGCTTTTTGTTGAAGCGGGCAAGGAATTCATCGattttctctttcaaattctgGCCCTACCCGTCGGAACTTTCATTCCACTTTTCGAAAAGCAAGGAATGCAGGGCAGCTTCGGGAATATTTTCGAGAGCATTGAAAATTTAGGTAGTATTTACCTTCAACCAAGCGTGAACAAAGAGATTCTCCTGAAGCCCAAAGTCCGCATCTCTGGCGGTGGTGGTTCTGGGCTCCCTCCCCTATTGCAAAACGTTGAATCATcacaatcatcatcatcttcgaGATCCACGAAATTCTAAAATGTCAGCAGTAGCTGTGACCCATATGTAGCTTATGACATTAGAGCAATCTGTCCTTCGTGTTCCCGGGTTATGAACTGCGAGCAACATATGGTAGACCGACCAAGTCCAAGCGCAACGAAAACGAGTTCCTCATGTACTGAGAGAGGGTACGTGAAAGGGCTGGTTACATACATGGTGATGGATGATCTAGAGGTGAAACTTATGTCCACCATCTCTAGTATCACTCTGCTAATTAACAAGTTTAATGTCAAGGGAATAAGGGCTCTTGAGGAGAAGGTGGTCAATTTTGGCATGGATGAGGTATGTTATGTCACTCATTCTTTTGCTTTCTGTGAATGAATCCATTActtctattttattaatttcttcttttactttccCTGAGTACGTTAATGGTGAAAGCTATTGCAAAATAATACTCAAAttgagtttttagttttagctaTTTCATGTCCTAATTTCTGGTTGGCACGtacatgttttgttttatttcttttctgaAAATCTATTTGATTTTGGAATGTGCCTATTTCAATGTGAAGGTGTGATATTTCACTGAtctaaatataattattaattattttgttcCTTAATTTATGTGGTTTGTTGTTAGGGGGTAAAATTGCTCAAGGCTTCTTTGTATTCCAAGAGTGTTCTAACTGATGTCTTCCTCCCGATGGTTAAACAAGAAGTCAATTATGAGAATTGAGTGCAAGAGTTTAATGCCTTTGCCAAgatgttgttcttttttttttttttgggtttcaaattAGGTTTTAAATGTTGGTCATAAAGGGTATTATTCttgctcttctctctctctttactgGAAGCTTATTATTTTTAAGCAGTATtatgtttcattaaaaaaaaaattgtaagtttCTGTTAATTATTATTGATATTGCTTGCTATCACTGAGTTATGATGACCTTAATAATGAGGTGTTTCAACATATGTTTGTACAATACATAGTTATTTGATTTATCTACTATCAAATCAATTTGGGTACCATAATATGCCACGTTTTAATTGTTGATACCTACTGCTGGACCAACGTTGCATTGTACgctccatttgttttgaaataaatatttttaaacaaaaaatacttTACATGTAAATCATTTTcagtataatatttttaagtgtttggtaTGACGagtaaaaattttcaagcaaacCACAAAAATCAGTGGCTGAGCCATCGAAGTTACTAGTGACTAGAGGGCCAATGACTTGATCGTCGGAATCGGCAACTGGAACAGTGGCTCCAACAACTGAACTGATAGTGACCACTGTCAAAGCAGTGTCTCTGATGATCAGATCATCAACATTTTCAGTCAAGTTTGTAGTAATCCAACACAAAATATGTTATCTCTCCAAAGAATAATTAATTCATTATGTGACTTATTTCTTAGTGCAACcatatgattaaatttaatggaaaaattacattttactccCTTAAACTATATCCCATTTTATACCTACTCCCTTAAATTATGAGAATGCAGGCTCCCCCCTAAATTGTTACCTTGTAACACTTGCCTGTGGAAGAAAACCCTTCTCATAcatggaagaaaaagaaaagcaaagagaTTAGTCAAAATTAGGACTTTTCCAAGTTTGAACTGATACAAAACCAAAGAGtaatgttatgttcacaacaaattttaaatagcAAATTGTTATTGTTCTAATTTGAGTTtaccacaaattatttttttacccaccaataataaCTAGTAACTATATCCATtgccacaaagtttgatgaattttattggtttgaatataaatttttcCCAAtacataaggtttttttttttttttttttttttttttaatatagtctATTGCTTTATTTGCTTCTTGATGTAGAACTGATTGTCATAGCGTTCTTGGACTCTCAAGCAGGCCTGAAAATGCGCTAGGCAAAAAGGCACCAGTAAAAATCATTTCGACGATGGAGTCAAAATCATAAGAAATTCGGTAAGCTGAAGAGAAATGGTCTTCTGAGCAATAATCATTGTTTTGCCACGAGGTGTATCCTGATTTGGCAAATTCCTTTGTTTAGCCTCTGAAAACCATGATTTTGCCTTTTTAGTAATTTAtgtttccttaataactttttgtcACCTAATCTCGTAATTAGTgcgaattagggttttagacgTTTCCTAATCGTTCTAGGGTTTTACACTTTTACTTTCtcaatatttatatgttttgtagctTCCAAAGGCAAATCagattattatcaataaaaatacagagtttttctcaattttttctctAGTAGATTCTAGTTTATCACATTGTAAATTCAAGGAACACCTCGTGGATTCAAGATTTACTATCAGAAACTAATAGTTTAATTTCTGTTCCATCAGGAAATTAAGCATCATGTGTACTTTCTTCTTACTTCTATGACATCATGTAACGCCCTagcccaagtaaaaaaaaacgTGGTCAGATTTTTGACTCACGTGAGCCCCACCCACCTACCCCTTAATTCCCCACCactcattttctctcaaaatttctcCCTTTTGGCCTGCTGGCTCTCCTCTCTTCTCActttgctctctttttctttttcattttgtctCAAACACCCACGATCCTCTCTCACACTCCCTCACTCTCCCACCGGTGCATCACTCCACCGCCTCCATCATTATCTTCCGGCGAAAAAGCTCCATAAAAACCTCTTAAGCTCCTACATCTCATCTTATTTAAGGTAAGAGCTTTTATACTTTTTGTGGGTTTTCATATTTTGCTAGAGGTTTTTGTAATCTAAGTTTTGAAAGTGATATTCTTGTGATAAtgtttatgggttttgctttgGTGGACCTATTTGGGTGAATGGTTGTGGATTTTGTACAATGGTAGCCATTTGATATTTACCCATAGTAAAGATTTGGGGGTTTTGACTTTCTAATGTGAAACAATTGATGaatctattttttataatttatttggaGCTACTGGAGGATTTACATTTGGAGTTTGTAATGGTGGATATGGTTATATATGTTGTTGTTTTGTGGGTCTCTTGAAAATGACATGTATGTTGAGGAAGAAATTCATAAAGTGTTGGGATCTCTTATGGTAAAGAAAAGGCTTTGAATGATAAACTTTGGAAGTGAAATACATTATTTGTGAGGATAAGTActtaggcttgcctaattaattTCTTATCTAGCGATTTATAATTCGTAGCTAGATAAAATGTCAAGCTTTATGCTTATTGTGATGGGTTTGTTTggtattgtttaggttctaacTAATCTCCTTTGGAGTTTTGGAACTAAGCTTCTTGCGGGTtgcaaggtaagtagcttttaatgagatttttggaaaataaccatgttgTATAAACATTGTTTTCGGGTCAAACacattttagaaaattaatgGTGGAACTATGATTTTCTAAAAAGTGTTATGTTGTAACCCtactatatatgattatatatgaaagtGCATATTTTTATTGCATATGGGGAATTGCATGATTTGTTAGCATGGAAAAGACTAGCATCTTTGATTGAATTCTTAAGAATGCGTTTTATGGATTCACTGCATTATTTGTAAATTCTAAAGATGCTTTATCTTAGCTTgtattatttgggaaatttAAGCAAAATATTTATGACAAGAAATAGTTTAGAGGACTTTGAGAATATTGTGGCTATTtggttattgaaatattttatgaaactacTTGGAAGTGAATTGTGTATTTCAAATACATTAACTTGTGAGCTTTTGACATGGTTTTGTTATTGTGCCATGATATTGGTGATTACCCCGTTTGTGTGACAACCCACTGTTTGTGTGATGACCTCGTCTGTGTGATGACCCCGTCTATGTGACGATCTCGTCTGTGTGACGACTCGTCTTTGTGACGACTGGTCTGTGTGACAACCTTGTCATGTGGCCTTGGGTGAGATTTCTAGATTTGAAATGGTATTGGATATTTTATGGCTCACAATGAATAATATGTAGTTTCATAATTACTTTGGGAAGCTTAGTGCTACAATATGTCTATCATTCTTATCATGAtgttaaagaaatttattttacaGAATCCAAAtggaaattcccaaattttaaCATGTCTGTAAAATGTTCATTGTTATGAAACTTGTATTTTCCCCActcccattaattatgctacttactggtCTCTGTCTCAtcctattattttataaacttttcagagtgggcaacaatcttttgagacagctttttggtggctaacagtagttagactaactatTGATGTAGGCTGAACTTTTGTAATGGGTTATTAGATGGTGTACATCTTAGAATAggcttgacttattcttttgtatattatagtggttgttACGTTATTtccactgatgggacaagctAATGGTATGTAATTAATTATTCAGACttctattcttttgtggccaaTGGTCCTTGTAATTATTGCTTAGAGCTCTGATTTACTTTGAGAGTATattcaatgaaattattatgataattttttatgttagtacttgatatgatttttgtggattgaattgtcaaaagggaaggaaaaaaaaaatctacaggtACTTTGAGACgtatttctcatgctttggacttGTTgaggtttggggcgtgacacaTCACCTCTTGAATGCAGGAaaacatttttctctttctttttatatttttcactaAAATTGACTGAAAGATTGAGGTTTACAAAAGGGTATGTGCTGATTACTTTAcctttacaaaagaaaaagaaaggtttcGGAAGTAcatggaagaaaaagaaaagcaaagagaTTTATACACAAACACAATTTGTGACTGACAATGAACCGTGGCTCACCAATAGTAAGATTTTTTCActattcctcttttttttattcaaggaTCTTAGCCCATACCATAGCTGATCAAAACCCGGGATTTCTTAAGCTCCAAGTATGGTCCGCCAAGCAGCATGAACATAAGCTATCCAGTCAGTGTATTCGGAAAAAACCAAGGTTAAAGAGTCCATGGAAGAAACCAATGTGAGTTTGAAGCTTCTAATAGACAGAGAAAACCAAAGAGTACTTTATGCAGAAGCGGGCAAGGATTTCATGGACTTCCTCTTTCACATTCTGGTCCTTCCGGTTGGATCTTACATTCTGcatctcaaaaagcaagaaatgGTTGGCAGCTTCCATAACATTTCCGAGAGCATTGAAAATTTGAGTAGTGCTTACCTCAAACCAAACGTGAAGAAAGAGACTATCCTAAACCCCAAAGTACACCTCTGATGGTACTGGTGGTGGCGTCCCTCACCTATTACCAAACATTGAATCATCCACATCCACTAAATTCTACTGGTGTTCTAATTCCAACCGAAACTGTGATATATATGTGGCTTATGATTTCAGCTCAATCTGTTCTCAGAAAGAATTGAGAACAgaacataaaattattatgcAATTAAGTGATGTGGTATTGAAAATTTAAGGGCTTATGTATTTTTTGCTTTCCACCAGATGAACGGTAGTATTGAATATTTAAGTGCTACTTACCTTCAACCAAACGTGACCAAAGAGAGTCACTTGAAGCACAAAGTATACATCTTTGAAACTGGTGATGTCCCTCTCCTATTGCCAGATCATAATAAAAATCCAGGAAATTTATAGGTGTAATAGTAGCTACGGCTCCAACAATTGTAATCCATACATGTCTACTGACAACAGAGCAATCTATCCTTTGTGCCACGGTTCTATGACCTGTAATGTAAGTTTGGATATTTCTCCCAAAGTTGGAACGAGAAGTCaatattgaaatttaatttctaGGTGCCAAATTTGTATAGGGTTGCCAAAACTTGGTTATTTTGTTGCGAAGAAGTTTTAAATGTCAGTTAAATCTGGTGTTGCATGATATATAACTTTCTTGAAACCTTAGGTTGTTTTTTCCttggaaaaatatttgttaAGCTTGAATCTGTTTTAGTCCCGAAATTTAAAAAGTTCtcgtttattaaaaaatttcaataaagtCCGTTCTTCAATTTCCTTCACACAGTAATGCTTGCTGACTTGGTAAATGGAGTATAGATGTGATTTCTATTACCTGGTCTTTAAAAATTTGGTAGAGAGATCGATCTCTTaatctcaaaattctctctccatcaatctttcaatttttttttttttttgggttggaaaTGGAAAATTACTGTAGCTTTTGAAGATTCATGTtggttattttttcattttttttttttaatatctttgatGATTTGTATATGTATAAACCAAGCTATAGGAATAGGTGCTagtaaattcaataaatatgtTGATAGTTAggtgaaaattttcattgtggGGGGTCAAAACTCAAGTAGTTCAAGAAGCCGGGTGTACAAAATGACTACTATTTGGCCACATCTTGTCAATTCTAGGTGTCACTTTAGTTCatttaatttgtatttgatttaaATGTTACTcttattgttaaaatttaaatggaaTTTGCTTACATGGCATAGAAATTAGTTCACACATTAATTTACCTAATTTGAACAATTTTACTTGATGGCATGGTGTCATTTTACCTAAGTTTGTGCCACATCAACTCTCAAGGACTAACCCAATCCTGAAGCACAGCTAATTTTGAATGGAAGAAAAGTAAGAAGAAGGAGGTGACAAATGACAAAGTGTTCGCACAATTTGGAGTTGAGGGACCTCAAgggagaaattacactttataaCCCTAAACTATACCCTTATTACACTTTGCTTTCTAAACTTTTTGAATGCAaattttgcaccctaaactataattCTTCtaacactttgcaccctaacattaaatttattgttaatttgGATGGAAATCCAAAGTTTAGAGTGTAAAGTGTAATTAAGAATATAGTTTATGGTGGTAAAGTGTgatttattctttgtttttaaggGATTGAGAAGGGGAGTAATTGGGTTTTTTCACATGATATCATATTTTTCCAGCCAAGTTAACAGCGAACTTAACGTCGGGATGCAAAGTGTTACAAGGGTCATAGTTTAAGATGTAAAATGTGCATTCGAAatgtttagggtgcaaagtgtaatctggAGTATAATTTAGGATGATAAATTGTAATTCTCCCAAATTTCAAGTCGCCTAATTGGGTTTTTGCATTGGCTTTGGAATGGACTAGAAATTTTGATGGTTTAAGGGGCTATGATTCTCATAGGTGAATGGGCCCTATGGAAATGGTGGCTGCTTTGGATTGCTTCAATGGGTTTTGCAAGTTTCAGAGATTGGGTAAGCTTGATTGTTTATGGAGATGAATGTGTGGGAAGACAGTAATTACTACGGGTGTCCATATCTTATTATCTTTCATTTTTACGTGGAAGTGAGACACgtaatatttatttgattttatatgttacatgttttatatttaaataaaaatgtaaagatAATGAAAATGTTACATGTTTTATTTGAATATAAATATTTTCCTCATACATATATACAGACTATTGCTTTATTTGCCTCTTGACTACAGGAAagcttttttctctttctttaatatatttttcactAAATTGactgaaagatttttttttttttttttttttttttttgcttataaaTTGACTGAAAGATTAAGGCTTACAAAAGGGTATGTGCTGATTACTTTAtctttacaaaagaaaaagaaaggtttcGGAATTTGCGAAACCCTTCTTGTACATGGAAGAATAAGAAAAGCAAAGAGATTTATTCACAAATTCACAATCAGTACTTTTCCTAGTCCTCAACCCGTGATTGACAATGAACCGTGGTTCACCAATAGTCAGATTTTTTCAgtattcctctttttttttttttcaaggatcTCAGCCCGTACCATAGCTAATCATAATCCGGGATTTCTTAATATGGTCCGCCAAACAACATGAACATAAGCTGTCCAGTCAGTGTATTCGAAAAAAACCAAGGTTAGACAGCGTCCATGGAAGAAACCAAAGTGAGTTTGAAACTTCTAATAGACAGAGAAAACCAGAGAGTACTTTATGCAGAAGCGGGCAAAGATTTCATCGACTTCCTCTTTCACATTCTGGTCCTTCCGGTCGGTTCTTACATGCCGCTTCTCAAAAAGCCAGAAATGGTGGGCAGCTTCCATAACATTTATGAGAGCATTGAAAATTTGAGTAGTTCTTACCTTAAACCATACGCGAAGAAAGAGACTATCCTAAACCCCAAAATACACATCTATGATAGTACTGCTGGTAGTGTCCCTCGCCTATTACCAAACATTGAATCATCCATATCCACTAAATTCTACCGGTGTTCTAATGATTACAGCCGAAAATGTGGTAAATATGTGGCCTATGATTTAAGCTCAATCTGTCCTTCGTGCAAGCTTGCTATGAGCAGAGAGTTAAGTTTCGTAGACCAACCAAGCGCAACAAATATGGAGTCCTCCAGTGGGGGAGGCTACGTGAAAGGCCTGGTTTCATACATGGTGATGGATGATCTGGAGATTAAACCCATGTCCATTATCTCTAGTACTATCACTCTGCTTAACACTTTCAATGTCAAGGAAATAGGGGCTCTTGAGGAGAAAGTTGCCAATTTGGGCATGGATGAGgtatgtgtaaggttgaatttattcaaccatctaattggctttattccgtgccaaatttgcttgtaattcagcatttagtaaccctgtatttaggtgggattgttgtaagggtagtgagtgagatagtgtgaagattgctcaagagtgtgcaagaaaacagagtgtcgcggctgggactcgcgactggactcgcggcttcaacccgccaaaagatgcacacgtgccaagcatgctggaagatgaacagtcatgctagctggagcactacaggacaaaacaggacaactggccatacggttaactcgcgactggaactcgcgacttagtcaagccgcgagccacccctgttttggaaaaacctgacgtttcgcattccactccacttcagtataaatacccttttaacccacgattgaaagagagcttccagagagaattttgagagagaaaccctaaagaaaaaccagattgtttcacccacaatctctaccttagagtctcatcaaaatccctcactctcttcctctccattgtcaaatccttgagaggccattataccaaacctggttctcaccattatcatctctgtgagacagtcgtttggagttctaggaagcagttaggaaggagccaatctttattggttgatactacggtgtagtagcggaatccggaaagctagaaaagaaaaaggttcggcgcaacctcgttggagcaagaagcttggagggcttaggtgcattgggtagattaggcttggagggtctattgctgtccttgtatcccaattgtattttctagtggattgattaccgcttggagggcggcggagaggtttttcgccgaggtcttcggtttcctcttcgataacatatctggtgttatcgctgtgtttgcatcttccttcctctctatctctgtctttacattatctgctgtggtttattttgttgtggcttagatagttgtttaatcaatatcatgttatagcatatgttaagtttccgcacactagttgtttaatatattgcgtgtgttgattaaattggtttttgggggtctaaacgttcaaaagtgtttttgtacacgtttttgaacttacaattggtatc
This genomic window contains:
- the LOC126697411 gene encoding uncharacterized protein LOC126697411, with protein sequence MNCEQHMVDRPSPSATKTSSSCTERGYVKGLVTYMVMDDLEVKLMSTISSITLLINKFNVKGIRALEEKVVNFGMDEVLTNLLWSFGTKLLAGCKSGQQSFETAFWWLTVVRLTIDVG
- the LOC126697403 gene encoding uncharacterized protein LOC126697403 isoform X1; translation: MEETKVSLKLLIDRENQRVLYAEAGKDFIDFLFHILVLPVGSYMPLLKKPEMVGSFHNIYESIENLSSSYLKPYAKKETILNPKIHIYDSTAGSVPRLLPNIESSISTKFYRCSNDYSRKCGKYVAYDLSSICPSCKLAMSRELSFVDQPSATNMESSSGGGYVKGLVSYMVMDDLEIKPMSIISSTITLLNTFNVKEIGALEEKVANLGMDEGVKLLNASLQSKTVLTDVFLLRMEAETGSQIAT